A genomic segment from Triticum dicoccoides isolate Atlit2015 ecotype Zavitan chromosome 1A, WEW_v2.0, whole genome shotgun sequence encodes:
- the LOC119287379 gene encoding uncharacterized protein LOC119287379, whose protein sequence is MRSGGDVRSFFRQQKAYSGAAATKPTGGVSKKAAHHHQKQAATRPTPDHGGGADAGREEAEDAERKAREFDMDMRYGPCLGLTRAQRWQRAAALGLAPPPHALCSDDQPCLWEGRV, encoded by the exons atGAGGAGCGGCGGCGACGTCAGGTCCTTCTTCCGGCAGCAGAAGGCCTACTCCGGCGCGGCGGCCACCAAGCCCACCGGCGGCGTGTCCAAGAAGGCGGCGCACCACCACCAGAAGCAAGCGGCGACGCGCCCGACGCCAG ATCACGGCGGCGGCGCCGACGCGGGGAGGGAGGAGGCGGAGGACGCGGAGAGGAAGGCCAGGGAGTTCGACATGGACATGCGCTACGGGCCCTGCCTCGGCCTCACCCGCGCCCAGCGCTGGCAGCGCGCCGCCGCGCtgggcctcgccccgccgccgcacgCGCTCTGCTCCGACGACCAGCCGTGCCTCTGGGAGGGCCGCGTCTAG
- the LOC119287364 gene encoding uncharacterized protein LOC119287364 isoform X2 codes for MAAPPRRNPNHGGKRKDEEPWLAAGIRPANFLPGLAIGFLLGLLLDLSSSWRPRFSLPSAPAPRGSKRAAAGSSAAPAPGEELKMVLVVRQDLKMGAGKIASQCAHAATGLYADLLASNRVLLKQWEQFGQAKIVLTCKNQQEMNRIKETAEHRGIPTFVVADAGRTQVVAGSKTVLAVGPGRKADIDSVTGKLRLLFSLRDTNLVLREFEKCGVILRHHSGPREGNWIHILYQHSYDARKALQKNGIQLCSGVIIGVKHIDPVHRQQLDDRLAGINQGGFMVSLPSKSLVLKSNTGASNQLGALPRPYDPKSSTNIIRDAGRRTTGSVAAPAKSIVTNVMDLIFGI; via the exons ATGGCTGCTCCGCCGCGGCGAAACCCCAACCACGGCGGCAAGAGGAAG GACGAGGAGCCGTGGCTCGCGGCGGGCATCCGCCCGGCCAACTTCCTCCCGGGCCTGGCCATCGggttcctcctcggcctcctcctcgaccTCTCCTCCTCCTGGAGGCCGAGGTTTAGCCTCCCGTCTGCCCCGGCGCCACGGGGCTCCAAGCGGGCGGCCGCCGGTTCCTCCGCCGCCCCAGCCCCAGGCGAAGAGCTCAAGATG GTTTTAGTAGTGCGTCAGGATCTTAAGATGGGGGCTGGGAAAATAGCGTCTCAATGTGCCC ATGCAGCAACTGGCTTGTACGCCGATCTGTTGGCAAG CAACCGGGTTCTTTTGAAACAATGGGAACAGTTCGGACAAGCTAAGATTGTTCTGACATGCAAGAATCAACAGGAAAT GAACAGGATAAAGGAAACTGCAGAACACCGAGGTATCCCAACTTTTGTTGTTGCAGATGCAGGCCGCACACAG GTAGTGGCTGGGTCTAAGACAGTTCTTGCAGTAGGGCCAG GGAGGAAAGCAGACATAGATTCAGTTACCGGGAAATTGCGCCTACT ATTCTCGCTTAGAGATACCAACCTCGTTCTCCGAGAGTTCGAAAAATGTGGTGTTATATTGAGACATCACTCTGGCCCAAGAGAGGGTAATTGGATCCACATATTATACCAG CACTCTTACGATGCAAGGAAAGCCCTTCAAAAGAATGGTATCCAACTATGCAGTGGCGTCATAATTGGAGTAAagcatattgatccagtgcacCGGCAGCAGCTGGATGATAGGCTCGCTGGAATCAACCAAGGAGGCTTCATGGTCTCCCTTCCTTCGAAATCACTTGTCCTGAAGAGCAACACAGGAGCATCAAACCAGTTGGGAGCCTTGCCGCGCCCGTATGATCCGAAGTCTTCCACAAACATTATCAGAGACGCAGGGCGTCGTACAACAGGCAGTGTCGCCGCGCCAGCGAAATCTATTGTAACCAATGTGATGGACTTGATATTCGGCATCTAG
- the LOC119287364 gene encoding peptidyl-tRNA hydrolase 2, mitochondrial-like isoform X1, with protein sequence MAAPPRRNPNHGGKRKDEEPWLAAGIRPANFLPGLAIGFLLGLLLDLSSSWRPRFSLPSAPAPRGSKRAAAGSSAAPAPGEELKMVLVVRQDLKMGAGKIASQCAHAATGLYADLLASNRVLLKQWEQFGQAKIVLTCKNQQEMNRIKETAEHRGIPTFVVADAGRTQVVAGSKTVLAVGPGRKADIDSVTGKLRLL encoded by the exons ATGGCTGCTCCGCCGCGGCGAAACCCCAACCACGGCGGCAAGAGGAAG GACGAGGAGCCGTGGCTCGCGGCGGGCATCCGCCCGGCCAACTTCCTCCCGGGCCTGGCCATCGggttcctcctcggcctcctcctcgaccTCTCCTCCTCCTGGAGGCCGAGGTTTAGCCTCCCGTCTGCCCCGGCGCCACGGGGCTCCAAGCGGGCGGCCGCCGGTTCCTCCGCCGCCCCAGCCCCAGGCGAAGAGCTCAAGATG GTTTTAGTAGTGCGTCAGGATCTTAAGATGGGGGCTGGGAAAATAGCGTCTCAATGTGCCC ATGCAGCAACTGGCTTGTACGCCGATCTGTTGGCAAG CAACCGGGTTCTTTTGAAACAATGGGAACAGTTCGGACAAGCTAAGATTGTTCTGACATGCAAGAATCAACAGGAAAT GAACAGGATAAAGGAAACTGCAGAACACCGAGGTATCCCAACTTTTGTTGTTGCAGATGCAGGCCGCACACAG GTAGTGGCTGGGTCTAAGACAGTTCTTGCAGTAGGGCCAG GGAGGAAAGCAGACATAGATTCAGTTACCGGGAAATTGCGCCTACTGTAA